One Brassica napus cultivar Da-Ae chromosome C4, Da-Ae, whole genome shotgun sequence genomic region harbors:
- the LOC106442893 gene encoding ATP-dependent DNA helicase PIF1-like, giving the protein MRLNEDDKEFSNYVQRVGDGNPLPNEVNESDEDEDDQLISIDRMLVEEISSDPHKQILETTYRRTDQWKGTKQNYTERAILTPRNETVDEINEYMISQVDGVSKEYLSSDSFGIIDTDSENNETLYPVEYLNSLSFPGLPAHKLTLKVGAPFMLLRNLNQKKGLCNGTRLIVTYLGERVIRGEIVTGSHIRHKVDLPRIILSESVTKHPFTLERRQFPIRLCYTMTINKSQGQSLKGVLLYLPQPVFTHGQLYVGLSRPQRYPQLISLASATNFLPDVVGRICLIQGSDLYNKNTDTKIIIGLRLHRKGIIHNHIWITLLL; this is encoded by the exons ATGCGTCTCAATGAAGATGATAAAGAGTTCTCCAACTATGTCCAAAGGGTTGGTGATGGGAACCCCCTACCTAATGAGGTAAATGAAtcagatgaagatgaagacgatCAACTCATTTCTATTGACCGAATGTTGGTTGAGGAGATCAGCTCAGATCCTCACAAACAAATACTAGAAACTACTTATAGGCGAACTGACCAGTGGAAAGGAACCAAGCAAAACTATACAGAAAGGGCTATCCTAACACCAAGGAACGAAACGGTGGATGAGATTAATGAATACATGATATCTCAAGTTGACGGTGTGTCAAAGGAATATCTCAGTTCCGATAGCTTCGGTATAATAGACACCGACTCTGAAAACAACGAGACATTGTACCCAGTggaatatttaaattcattaagcTTTCCAGGCCTGCCTGCACATAAGCTTACATTGAAAGTGGGTGCCCCTTTCATGCTTCTAAGGAATTTAAATCAAAAGAAGGGGTTATGCAATGGAACACGTTTGATTGTCACTTACCTAGGTGAGCGTGTTATTAGAGGTGAAATAGTTACAGGCTCTCATATTAGACATAAAGTGGACCTTCCAAGAATCATACTATCGGAATCAGTAACTAAACATCCGTTCACCCTTGAAAGGCGGCAATTTCCAATCAGGCTATGTTACACAATGACAATTAACAAAAGTCAGGGTCAGAGTTTGAAAGGTGTCCTATTGTATTTGCCACAACCCGTTTTCACCCATGGACAGCTCTATGTTGGTCTTTCCCGGCCCCAACGCTACCCCCAGTTGATCAGCTTAGCAAGTGCAACCAACTTCCTCCcag ATGTTGTTGGACGAATATGCCTCATCCAAGGAAGTGATCTATATAACAAGAACACAGATACAAAAATCATCATTGGATTGCGTTTACACAG GAAAGGGATCATTCACAACCACATCTGGATCACGCTTCTACTTTGA